A DNA window from Trypanosoma brucei brucei TREU927 chromosome 11 chr11_scaffold01 genomic scaffold, whole genome shotgun sequence contains the following coding sequences:
- a CDS encoding Pab1p-dependent poly(A) ribonuclease subunit, putative, with translation MDSKGRGSKANALGCANVVGTAANAVTNNNGSNSNQHPYARRHVNNSGGAFVNAFLASPTSLYNTPQPVDPYRQALSNPFPSAPYTTVGHLFMSSAVRNARPNVSFRSRSPARNTTVVTSPKFAHYTTIYNIENEASPSSMNPKVRTQVYQTTTRMAGTSMALRRLVKMSTTAEECAAVSELFRQYRHPNLVPLTNVLVTDEFVMGSADVIMEYKFITGAKSLNEAFINEGKATEGLLWSFACQMVSLMRAFHETSTPLRGLHWTKILFVPVSSRFYFSGVGFMDVMEPKGSAHQSAALMKHDIQSLGLLLLQLSTGNSNAKPEDFTAQPAKGYSGIFWLLVKACIDGTADVVTLCRALGERMSMEVAHQEGHADRLISQCGKEAHNGRIMRLMIKLNFVLESLHDFPEHSAEANNRYALRLFSQYVFNQVDERHRTRLDWGHVFHSLNKLDCGSEELVQLIGNDESNTILVISYRDLRDTLERAFEQLQPPPNEGDVQPFTVTVGTTSATL, from the coding sequence ATGGATTCAAAGGGACGCGGTTCCAAGGCCAACGCACTTGGGTGCGCGAACGTTGTGGGCACCGCAGCAAATGCGGTCACCAACAATAACGGCAGTAACAGCAACCAACACCCTTATGCCCGACGTCATGTGAACAACAGCGGGGGTGCCTTTGTGAATGCCTTTCTTGCCTCCCCCACTTCTTTGTATAACACCCCGCAGCCCGTTGATCCCTATCGCCAGGCACTATCTAATCCATTTCCGTCGGCACCTTACACAACTGTGGGGCATTTATTCATGAGTAGTGCCGTCAGGAATGCTCGGCCTAATGTATCCTTTCGGTCACGCTCTCCAGCTCGGAACACCACTGTTGTTACGAGCCCCAAGTTCGCTCACTACACCACCATATACAACATCGAGAACGAGGCGAGCCCCAGCAGCATGAACCCTAAGGTAAGAACGCAGGTTTATCAGACAACAACGAGAATGGCGGGGACTAGCATGGCCCTCAGGCGTCTCGTTAAGATGTCTACCACCGCGGAGGAATGCGCTGCTGTCAGCGAGTTGTTTCGGCAATATCGTCATCCTAATTTAGTTCCTCTGACCAATGTCTTGGTAACAGACGAATTTGTAATGGGAAGTGCCGACGTCATCATGGAGTATAAGTTCATAACAGGTGCGAAAAGTTTGAATGAGGCTTTCATCAACGAGGGGAAGGCAACGGAGGGACTTTTATGGTCCTTTGCTTGTCAGATGGTTAGCCTCATGCGTGCGTTTCACGAGACGTCTACACCACTGCGCGGTCTCCACTGGACAAAGATACTTTTTGTTCCGGTATCTTCCCGATTTTACTTCAGTGGTGTAGGGTTTATGGATGTCATGGAGCCGAAGGGATCTGCGCACCAGTCGGCGGCTTTAATGAAGCATGATATTCAGTCTCTGGGGTTGCTCCTTCTCCAACTTTCTACGGGGAATAGCAACGCCAAACCTGAAGACTTTACCGCTCAACCTGCGAAGGGCTACTCAGGCATCTTTTGGTTGCTCGTAAAGGCATGCATAGACGGCACCGCAGATGTGGTAACTTTGTGCCGTGCTTTGGGGGAACGAATGTCGATGGAGGTTGCACATCAAGAGGGGCATGCAGATCGCTTGATTTCGCAGTGCGGAAAGGAAGCTCACAATGGTCGGATCATGCGGCTGATGATCAAACTCAATTTCGTGCTTGAGTCCCTCCATGACTTTCCCGAACACAGCGCGGAAGCCAACAATCGTTATGCGCTTCGCCTCTTCAGTCAATACGTGTTCAACCAAGTTGACGAGCGACATCGGACGCGTTTGGATTGGGGGCATGTATTTCATTCTTTAAATAAGCTTGACTGTGGATCTGAGGAGTTGGTGCAATTAATTGGAAATGACGAAAGTAACACAATCCTAGTCATTTCGTACCGTGATCTGAGAGACACACTCGAAAGAGCCTTTGAACAACTTCAGCCCCCTCCGAACGAGGGGGACGTGCAACCCTTCACAGTTACGGTGGGAACGACATCGGCAACGTTGTAA
- a CDS encoding GDP-L-fucose synthetase, putative produces the protein MLSFDFFFFLLLLSCLYSIRDTLHRFVEGSPCRVVGQKTMLGSLPSVVLVTGGAGLVGRAVEVVTKRNACADERWVFLSRHDADLRSMAATRCVFERHKPTHVLHLAARVGGLFKNMAAPVEMWIDNVSINNNVLECCRTYGVRKAVSCLSTCIFPERATYPIGEETLHDGPPHYSNEQYAYAKRMIDVLNRAYNKEYGCRFTSVIPTNVYGPHDNYNLQDSHVIPGLIHKFYLAKRENKPMVIMGTGRPLRQFVYSEDLAELIVWVLRHYDEVEPIILSVDECDELCIADVAKLIAQSIGFTGNIVFDPSKADGQYRKTADNAKLRRYLPDYRFTPVAEGIQRSVEWFIANYDVARK, from the coding sequence ATGCTGAgctttgatttttttttcttcttgctccttctttcctgtttatATTCTATTCGTGATACGTTACACCGCTTTGTGGAGGGGAGCCCGTGTCGGGTTGTGGGCCAGAAGACGATGTTAGGGTCCCTACCGAGTGTCGTTCTTGTTACCGGTGGAGCAGGCCTTGTTGGACGAGCTGTTGAGGTCGTGACGAAGCGAAACGCGTGCGCAGATGAGCGTTGGGTTTTTCTCTCCCGACATGACGCCGACCTTCGCTCCATGGCGGCCACGAGGTGCGTTTTCGAAAGGCACAAGCCGACGCACGTTCTTCATTTGGCAGCGAGGGTGGGTGGGCTTTTCAAAAATATGGCTGCTCCTGTCGAAATGTGGATTGACAACGTCTCCATAAACAATAACGTGCTGGAGTGCTGTCGCACGTATGGCGTGCGGAAGGCAGTTTCATGTTTGTCCACTTGCATATTCCCTGAAAGAGCAACATATCCAATAGGAGAAGAAACACTCCATGATGGCCCACCGCACTACTCAAATGAGCAGTACGCGTATGCCAAGCGTATGATTGATGTATTGAATCGTGCCTACAACAAAGAGTACGGCTGCCGCTTCACCTCAGTTATACCAACGAATGTTTATGGCCCCCACGACAACTACAATCTGCAGGATTCTCACGTTATCCCTGGGCTCATTCATAAGTTCTATTTGGCGAAACGAGAAAATAAACCTATGGTTATTATGGGTACTGGAAGGCCGCTGCGGCAATTTGTGTATAGCGAAGACTTGGCCGAGCTTATTGTCTGGGTGCTGCGTCACTATGATGAGGTGGAGCCAATTATTCTGTCGGTGGATGAGTGTGATGAGTTATGTATTGCCGACGTTGCGAAACTCATTGCCCAGTCAATAGGGTTTACGGGCAATATCGTCTTTGACCCAAGCAAGGCAGACGGTCAGTATCGCAAGACAGCAGACAATGCTAAGCTACGCCGCTATTTGCCAGATTATAGGTTCACCCCAGTGGCGGAAGGTATCCAACGTTCCGTCGAATGGTTTATCGCTAACTACGATGTCGCACGGAAGTGA